The sequence cagagacagcacagagacagaatagagacagcgcagagacagtacagagacagaatagacagcacagatacagaatagacagcacagagacagaatagagacagcacagagacagaatagagacagcatagagacagtacagagacagaatAATCAGcacagagacagtacagagacagcacagagacagaatagagacagcacagagacagcatagagacagaatagagacagcacagagacagcacagagacagcaccgagacagcacagagacagcacagagacagcacagagacagcacagagacagcacagagacagaatagagacagaatagacagcacagagacagtacagagacataatagagacagtacagagacagcacagagacagaatagagacagaatagagacagaatagacagcacagagacagcataGAGACAGcatagagacagcacagagacagaacagagacagaatagacagcacagagacagcacagagacagaatagagacagcgcagagacagtacagagacagaatagacagcacagatacagaatagacagcacagagacagaatagagacagcacagagacagaatagagacagcatagagacagtacagagacagaatAATCAGcacagagacagtacagagacagcacagagacagaatagagacagcacagagacagcacagagacagaatagagacagaatagacagcacagagacagtacagagacataatagagacagtacagagacagcacagagacagaatagagacagaatagagacagaatagacagcacagagacagcataGAGACAGcatagagacagcacagagacagaacagagacagaatagacagcacagagacagcacagagacagaatagagacagcgcagagacagtacagagacagaatagacagcacagatacagaatagacagcacagagacagaatagagacagcacagagacagaatagagacagcatagagacagtacagagacagaatAATCAGcacagagacagtacagagacagaatagagacagcatagagacagtacagagacagaataatcagcacagagacagcacagagacagcacagagacagaatagagacagcacagagacagcacagagacagtacagagacagtacagagacagaatagagaccgTACAGAGACAGTCGTCCATGACAGTtagtcacagagacagaacagagacagcacagagtgATGCTACTCCATCACAATCTGTAGGAAAGTGTAACTCCCGCCTGGCAGCCTCAGCTTCCAGCCCCAGCTTCCAGCTTCAGCTTCCAGTCCCAGCTTCCAGCCCCAGCTTCCAGCCTCAGCTTCCAGCCTCAGCttccagccccagtctcagcttCCAGCCTCAGCTTCCAGCCCCAGCTTCCAGCTTCAGTTTCCAGCCCCAGCTTCCAGCCTCAACATCCAGCCCCAGCTTCCAGTCCCAACTTCCAGCCCCAGCTTCCATTCTCAGCttccagccccagt comes from Oncorhynchus kisutch isolate 150728-3 unplaced genomic scaffold, Okis_V2 scaffold4024, whole genome shotgun sequence and encodes:
- the LOC116373137 gene encoding putative protein TPRXL — its product is MTVSHRDRTETAQSDATPSQSVGKCNSRLAASASSPSFQLQLPVPASSPSFQPQLPASASSPSLSFQPQLPAPASSFSFQPQLPASTSSPSFQSQLPAPASILSFQPQSQLPPSASSSSFQPQLLASASSPSPSFQPQLPAPASSLSFQPQLPASASSPSFQPQLPAPASSSSFQLQLPASASSPSLQPQLPAPAFVAVVFTVTY